In Aquila chrysaetos chrysaetos chromosome 17, bAquChr1.4, whole genome shotgun sequence, one genomic interval encodes:
- the LOC115352788 gene encoding uncharacterized protein LOC115352788 has product MFTLVEKMHNLSVYLLPGRVAVFTPMGFLPRSKMAARHDTDGCESSSSSSSSKGLTLGCVSELSVAEMTITRSKCPEIRVRPASWGDETCVKMAKPPGASENGVLRSGPYFGSSHQARFSLAVTKQKPGSFRTLRGGKHAHRPREPEPQRAVYFWLPWGGRGGAAAREPTGPLKKALPRERALPPAPPEALRPRQASAHQPAARGLRRPRDAPQQRPLPSAAGGALPPRSTPRPPSPDSRGPATRLITEIPFSFGLLGSGFGFFWLPADDLCAQQQLCCHPSIPPRVAL; this is encoded by the exons ATGTTCACCCTTGTTGAAAAAATG CATAATCTTTCCGTCTACTTACTTCCCGGCCGAGTTGCTGTGTTCACCCCGATGGGCTTTCTGCCCAGGTCTAAGATGGCTGCCAGGCATGACACGGATGGCTgcgagagcagcagcagcagcagcagcagcaagggacTCACGCTGGGCTGCGTTTCTGAGCTCTCCGTGGCAGAAATGACGATTACCAGATCCAAGTGCCCAGAAATCAGGGTGAGGCCAGCGTCCTGGGGAGATGAAACCTGTGTGAAGATGGCAAAGCCACCGGGGGCAAGTGAG AACGGCGTTCTGAGGTCTGGACCGTACTTCGGCTCAAGCCACCAGGCTCGGTTCAGCCTGGCGGTCACGAAGCAGAAGCCTGGGAGTTTTCGTACGTTAAGAGGGGGAAAACACGCGCACAGGCCTCGCGAACCAGAACCGCAGCGGGCTGTTTATTTCTGGTTACCCtggggggggcgagggggggcgGCAGCGAGGGAGCCTACGGGCCCGCTCAAAAAAGCCCTTCCGCGAGAGCGAGCgctgccgccggccccgccggagGCTCTCAGGCCCCGCCAGGCCTCGGCCCACCAGCCGGCAGCCAGGGGCCTCCGCCGGCCGAGGGACGCCCCGCAGCAGAGGCCTCTGCCCAGCGCGGCCGGGGGGGCCCTGCCTCCGCGCTCCACCCCCCGCCCTCCGTCCCCTGACTCCCGGGGACCAGCGACACGGCTAATTACCGAGATCCCGTTTTCCTTTGGGCTGCTGGGGTcgggttttgggtttttttggttacCGGCAGATGATCTCTGTGCACAGCAACAGCTTTGTTGCCACCCTTCGATACCGCCTCGAGTTGCGTTATGA